One genomic segment of Burkholderia multivorans ATCC BAA-247 includes these proteins:
- a CDS encoding porin, giving the protein MNWRSAFVAIPALCAAPAFTFAQSSVTLYGLVDAGIDYTNNVGGHAAWQMASGFAQGSRWGLKGSEELGGGYRALFQIENGFNVNSGTLAQGGRMFGRQAYVGLASTRFGTVTLGRQYDSLVDYLAPTTANGSWGVYPFSHPLDNDNTGNTFRVNNTVKYASPEFAGFSFGGTYSFSNETGFARNRQWSVGAQYEQGGLLIGAAFLNANDPGATSGGAIAGSGSVGADANFASARLRIFGAGINYTAGPATVGFAYTNSNVTRPSANVGYLFGDETIQPVTGPLAGGTVTSIKYQNFEVNGKYQFTPAFFVGAQYVYTTVRYDATKGSAKPKIHSVGLMADYNLSKRTDVYVMGAYQRVAGDATGSSLDQAYIPGAADLSSTSKQVMVHAGIRHKF; this is encoded by the coding sequence ATGAACTGGAGATCGGCTTTCGTCGCGATTCCGGCGCTGTGCGCCGCACCCGCCTTCACGTTCGCGCAGAGCAGCGTGACGCTGTACGGCCTCGTCGATGCGGGGATCGACTATACGAACAACGTCGGCGGTCATGCCGCATGGCAGATGGCGAGCGGCTTCGCGCAGGGCAGCCGGTGGGGGCTGAAGGGTAGCGAAGAGCTCGGCGGCGGCTACCGCGCGCTGTTCCAGATCGAGAACGGCTTCAACGTGAACAGCGGCACGCTCGCGCAGGGCGGCCGGATGTTCGGCCGGCAGGCATACGTCGGGCTCGCCAGCACGCGCTTCGGCACCGTGACGCTCGGCCGCCAGTACGATTCGCTCGTCGACTATCTCGCGCCGACGACCGCGAACGGGAGCTGGGGCGTGTATCCGTTCTCGCATCCGCTCGACAACGACAACACCGGCAACACGTTCCGCGTGAACAACACCGTGAAATACGCGAGCCCCGAGTTCGCGGGCTTCTCGTTCGGCGGCACGTACAGCTTCAGCAACGAGACGGGCTTTGCGCGGAACCGGCAGTGGAGCGTTGGCGCGCAGTACGAGCAGGGCGGGCTGCTGATCGGCGCGGCGTTCCTGAACGCGAACGACCCCGGCGCGACGTCGGGCGGCGCGATTGCGGGTTCCGGTTCGGTCGGCGCCGATGCGAACTTCGCGTCCGCGCGGCTGCGGATCTTCGGCGCGGGCATCAACTACACGGCCGGGCCGGCGACGGTCGGGTTCGCCTACACGAACAGCAACGTCACGCGGCCGAGCGCGAACGTCGGCTACCTGTTCGGCGACGAGACGATCCAGCCGGTGACGGGGCCGCTCGCGGGCGGGACCGTCACGTCGATCAAGTATCAGAACTTCGAAGTCAACGGCAAATACCAGTTCACGCCCGCGTTCTTCGTCGGCGCGCAGTACGTGTACACGACGGTGCGCTACGACGCGACGAAGGGCAGTGCAAAGCCGAAGATCCATTCGGTCGGCTTGATGGCGGACTACAACCTGTCGAAACGCACGGACGTCTACGTGATGGGCGCGTACCAGCGCGTGGCCGGCGACGCGACCGGCTCGTCGCTCGATCAGGCCTATATCCCGGGCGCGGCCGATTTGTCGTCGACGTCGAAGCAGGTCATGGTGCACGCGGGGATTCGACACAAGTTCTGA
- a CDS encoding zinc-dependent alcohol dehydrogenase family protein: MQAWQQAPGDGLAGLRRIDATHRPVGPTDVVVKIHSVSLNYRDLMFARGDYVGIGDAPLIPVADGAGEVVEIGRDVTRFKPGDRVINTYFPRWIDGPPTPSKVAGSPGAQFDGVLAERFVTDEAALVAIPAHLDYDEASTLSCAGITAWNALFADGGLTPGSTVVLLGTGGVSIVALQLAHAAGLRTIITSSSDAKLERARALGADETINYRATPDWQHEVLRLTDGAGADLVVEVGGKDTLPRSVAATRLGGVVSVIGGVSGFGGPDLGLLSLIGGIRRLHGIMVGSRSMLDEVVQLFDRKQLRPIVDRVFGFDEAPAAYAHLQSGQHFGKVVIRVAQ, from the coding sequence ATGCAAGCATGGCAACAGGCACCGGGCGACGGCCTCGCCGGACTTCGCCGCATCGATGCGACGCACCGGCCGGTCGGACCGACCGACGTCGTCGTGAAGATCCATTCGGTATCGCTGAACTATCGGGATCTGATGTTCGCGCGCGGCGACTACGTCGGCATCGGCGACGCACCGTTGATTCCGGTCGCGGACGGCGCCGGCGAAGTGGTCGAGATCGGCCGCGACGTCACGCGCTTCAAGCCCGGCGATCGCGTGATCAACACGTATTTCCCGCGCTGGATCGACGGCCCGCCCACGCCGTCGAAAGTCGCCGGTTCGCCCGGCGCGCAGTTCGACGGCGTGCTCGCCGAGCGCTTCGTCACGGACGAAGCCGCACTGGTCGCGATCCCTGCGCATCTCGATTACGACGAGGCATCGACGCTTTCATGCGCGGGCATCACCGCATGGAATGCGCTGTTCGCCGACGGCGGCCTGACGCCCGGTTCGACCGTCGTGCTGCTCGGCACCGGCGGCGTATCGATCGTCGCGCTGCAGCTCGCGCACGCGGCGGGGCTGCGCACGATCATCACGTCCTCGAGCGACGCGAAGCTCGAGCGCGCCCGCGCGCTCGGCGCCGACGAGACGATCAACTATCGCGCGACGCCCGACTGGCAGCACGAAGTGCTGCGGCTCACGGACGGCGCGGGCGCCGATCTGGTCGTCGAAGTCGGCGGCAAGGACACCTTGCCGCGCTCGGTCGCGGCGACCAGGCTGGGCGGCGTCGTGTCGGTGATCGGCGGCGTCAGCGGCTTCGGCGGCCCCGACCTCGGATTGCTGTCGCTGATCGGCGGCATCCGCCGGCTGCACGGCATCATGGTCGGCAGCCGCTCGATGCTCGACGAAGTCGTGCAGTTGTTCGACAGAAAGCAGCTCCGCCCGATCGTCGATCGCGTGTTCGGCTTCGACGAGGCGCCGGCCGCCTATGCGCACCTGCAGTCGGGGCAGCACTTCGGCAAGGTCGTGATCCGCGTCGCGCAATAA
- a CDS encoding LysR substrate-binding domain-containing protein, protein MDERLRGVAEFVEVVESGSFAAAALRIGVTRSAVAKVVARLERRLGVRLLQRTTRQLNLTDEGHLYYEQCRRLLAELGDTEAALDAGRREPAGRLRISVPVLFGRQCVAPVMRRLVERHPRLEVDMSFSDRVADLIDDGFDIAVRIGVLADTTALVGRRLGVQRMGICASPAYLDRHGWPSGPDALASHVGIAYARGGQPVPWRIIGADGEVREHRVAGRLRFDDLQAIAEAAAAGAGLAWLPCWLMAPYLRDGRLALVMDSNSVSGADVSAVRPKARHVPSKVRVAIDALVDEIPRMLASDGVAPPAPTPPRSRARRARSAA, encoded by the coding sequence ATGGACGAGCGGTTAAGGGGTGTCGCCGAATTCGTCGAGGTCGTGGAATCGGGCAGCTTCGCCGCGGCGGCGTTGCGCATCGGCGTCACGCGCTCGGCGGTGGCGAAGGTCGTCGCGCGGCTCGAACGCCGGCTCGGCGTGCGGCTGTTGCAGCGCACGACGCGGCAGCTCAACTTGACCGACGAAGGACATCTGTACTACGAGCAATGCCGGCGGCTGCTGGCCGAACTCGGCGACACGGAAGCCGCGCTCGACGCGGGCCGCCGCGAGCCGGCCGGGCGGCTGCGCATCAGCGTGCCGGTGCTGTTCGGCAGGCAATGCGTGGCGCCCGTCATGCGGCGGCTCGTCGAGCGTCATCCGCGGCTCGAGGTCGACATGTCGTTCAGCGATCGCGTCGCCGACCTGATCGACGACGGTTTCGACATCGCGGTGCGCATCGGTGTGCTCGCGGACACGACGGCGCTGGTCGGCCGGCGGCTCGGCGTGCAGCGGATGGGCATCTGCGCGTCGCCCGCGTATCTCGACCGGCACGGCTGGCCGTCGGGGCCGGACGCACTCGCGTCGCACGTCGGCATCGCCTATGCGCGCGGCGGCCAGCCCGTGCCGTGGCGGATCATCGGCGCGGACGGCGAGGTGCGCGAGCATCGCGTGGCCGGGCGCCTGCGCTTCGACGACCTGCAAGCGATCGCGGAGGCCGCGGCGGCCGGCGCGGGCCTCGCATGGCTGCCGTGCTGGCTGATGGCGCCGTACCTGCGCGACGGCCGTCTCGCGCTCGTGATGGACAGCAACAGCGTGTCGGGCGCCGACGTGTCGGCGGTGCGGCCGAAGGCGCGGCACGTACCGTCGAAGGTGCGTGTGGCGATCGATGCGCTCGTCGACGAGATTCCGCGCATGCTGGCGTCGGACGGCGTTGCGCCGCCGGCGCCGACACCGCCGCGTTCGCGTGCGCGACGTGCGCGTTCCGCCGCCTGA
- a CDS encoding DMT family transporter: MSVIGASDRGGKPGWLRAAPALFLLLWSSGFVFLKLGLRDADPLTFLALRYACVVALLAGPFLWLRPAMPRTRRAWLNLIVVGLLLQAGYFSFTYLSLKLGMSAGAVALVTSQQPILVGLLAPVLAGERVGALRWVGLALGAAGAVLVILARGSVAVASPWALAFALLALACITGGTLWEKRFGTDVHPVGANLVQYAVGLAVSAPLAFALEPMHVHWSAGLAGSLAYLVICNSLIAISLLLAMVRHGEASRVSALFFLIPPATSLIALAVLGETIGALAWPGMALAAAGLYLVMRY, from the coding sequence ATGAGCGTGATCGGCGCGTCGGATCGCGGTGGCAAGCCCGGCTGGCTGCGGGCGGCGCCCGCGCTGTTCCTGCTGCTGTGGTCGAGCGGCTTCGTGTTCCTGAAGCTCGGCTTGCGCGATGCCGATCCGCTGACGTTTCTCGCGCTGCGCTATGCGTGCGTGGTCGCGCTGCTCGCCGGGCCGTTTCTGTGGCTGCGGCCCGCGATGCCGCGTACGCGCCGCGCATGGCTGAATCTGATCGTCGTCGGCCTGTTGCTGCAGGCCGGCTATTTTTCGTTTACGTATCTGAGCCTGAAGCTCGGCATGTCGGCCGGTGCGGTCGCGCTCGTCACGTCGCAGCAGCCGATCCTCGTCGGCCTGCTCGCGCCGGTGCTCGCCGGCGAGCGCGTCGGCGCGCTGCGCTGGGTCGGACTCGCGCTCGGCGCGGCCGGCGCGGTGCTCGTGATCCTCGCGCGCGGTTCGGTCGCGGTCGCATCGCCGTGGGCGCTCGCGTTCGCGCTGCTGGCGCTCGCGTGCATCACGGGCGGCACGTTGTGGGAAAAGCGCTTCGGCACCGACGTCCATCCGGTCGGCGCAAATCTCGTGCAATATGCGGTCGGCCTCGCGGTGAGCGCGCCGCTCGCGTTCGCGCTCGAACCGATGCATGTGCACTGGAGCGCCGGTCTCGCCGGCTCGCTCGCGTATCTCGTGATCTGCAATTCGCTGATCGCGATCTCGCTGCTGCTCGCGATGGTTCGGCATGGCGAAGCGTCGCGCGTGTCGGCGTTGTTCTTCCTGATTCCGCCGGCCACCTCGTTGATCGCGCTCGCGGTGCTCGGCGAGACGATCGGTGCGCTTGCCTGGCCCGGCATGGCGCTGGCGGCCGCCGGACTGTATCTCGTGATGCGTTACTGA
- a CDS encoding MFS transporter: protein MTAAAPPLHAATMRRLNLRLIPFLMLLYLVAYIDRSNISVAALQMNADLGLSAEMYGLGAGLFYVTYILFEVPSNLFLARVGARRWIARIMITWGVIAAGMSAVHTPGQLYAMRLLLGAAEAGFTPGIIYYLSAWYPASDRARAMSFFYIGATLASVIGLPLSGALLNLNGVFGVEGWRWLFLLEGLPALLLGIVVLRRLPDTPADARWLPADERAWLEATLRDTAPREHLSHGAALRRAFGDRNVWALAAFWLLQAFGTIGLTLFLPLLVKSLSGQSSFAVGSLSALPFLFACVAMYGNGRHSDLGGERALHLGVPMLLAGALLIGAIYVHVLPIAYALLVLAVGFNWAATPVFWAVTTEYVSGLTAAASIALINAVANIAGLALPPVMGRIKDVTHSYDLALLLVAVALLVGGVLGLRIASRRRAMPMAARRAG, encoded by the coding sequence ATGACCGCTGCCGCCCCGCCGTTGCACGCCGCGACGATGCGCCGCCTGAACCTGCGGCTGATACCGTTCCTGATGCTGCTCTATCTCGTCGCGTACATCGACCGCTCGAACATCTCGGTCGCCGCGCTGCAGATGAACGCCGATCTCGGCCTGAGCGCGGAAATGTACGGGCTCGGCGCGGGGCTGTTCTATGTCACGTACATTCTGTTCGAGGTGCCGAGCAACCTGTTCCTTGCGCGGGTCGGCGCGCGCCGCTGGATCGCGCGCATCATGATCACGTGGGGCGTGATCGCGGCGGGGATGAGCGCCGTGCATACGCCCGGACAGCTGTATGCGATGCGTCTGCTGCTCGGTGCGGCCGAGGCCGGCTTTACGCCGGGCATCATCTACTACCTGTCCGCGTGGTATCCGGCGAGCGATCGCGCACGCGCGATGTCGTTCTTCTATATCGGCGCGACGCTCGCGTCGGTGATCGGGCTACCGCTGTCCGGCGCGCTGCTGAACCTGAACGGCGTGTTCGGCGTCGAAGGCTGGCGCTGGCTGTTCCTGCTCGAAGGCCTGCCCGCACTGCTGCTCGGCATCGTCGTGCTGCGCCGCCTGCCCGATACGCCGGCCGATGCACGCTGGCTGCCGGCCGACGAGCGCGCGTGGCTCGAAGCGACGCTGCGCGATACCGCGCCGCGCGAGCATCTGTCGCATGGCGCCGCGCTGCGTCGCGCGTTCGGCGATCGCAACGTGTGGGCGCTCGCTGCGTTCTGGCTGCTGCAGGCGTTCGGCACGATCGGCCTCACGCTGTTTTTGCCGCTGCTCGTGAAGAGCCTGTCGGGGCAGTCGAGTTTCGCGGTGGGCAGCTTGTCCGCGTTGCCGTTCCTGTTCGCGTGCGTCGCGATGTATGGGAACGGCCGGCATTCGGATCTCGGCGGCGAGCGCGCGCTGCATCTCGGCGTGCCGATGCTGCTCGCGGGCGCGCTGCTCATCGGCGCGATCTATGTGCATGTGCTGCCGATCGCGTATGCGCTGCTCGTGCTCGCGGTCGGCTTCAACTGGGCCGCGACGCCGGTGTTCTGGGCCGTGACGACCGAGTACGTGTCGGGGCTGACTGCTGCGGCGTCCATTGCGCTGATCAATGCCGTCGCGAATATCGCGGGGCTCGCGTTGCCGCCGGTGATGGGGCGGATCAAGGACGTCACGCATTCGTACGATCTCGCCCTGCTGCTCGTCGCGGTCGCGCTGCTCGTCGGCGGCGTGCTCGGGCTGCGGATCGCGTCGCGTCGGCGGGCGATGCCGATGGCCGCGCGGCGGGCGGGATAG
- a CDS encoding filamentous hemagglutinin N-terminal domain-containing protein has product MQHTRQPHLPSAQPCARRALVAALACAMPLFAAHAQNAPLVVDPSAAHRPTLANGANGTPIVNIATPDGAGLSHNRFTEYNVNAAGLVLNNSAHAVDTQLAGRIDGNALLGGKPASVILNQVTGGNASMLAGATEVAGQAARVIVANPNGIGVNGGSFINANHVSLVAGAVEFDEQGAIRQFRTEHGRIAIDGAGLDARDVDQLDLVSRTLQVNAALHARRVTAVAQRGTANVEQPGSHQLSSQGDGAMPDVAIDVSKLGSMHASAITMHGSSAGVGVNLAGKVDAVTGGIAISSGGIVKVQDGGSLTADRLSINGNLDNAGSVRAGRALSAMGTLHNRAGGRIESGGTLSSMGSVRNAGTLHADATMSLMGALTNERGARISSYGRISQMGHVNNAGELVQFAPRPTVTPVEDKPASTAPAGVAGNGVGASEGATAVVEKPVAPTAPVVAENKPALPELSTPITEKPVAPTAPIIVENKPVVPEVSTPATEKPVAPTAPVVAENKPTRPNVPTPITEKPVPPTVPVIAESKPTQPDVPKPGTEKPVAPAAPVVAENKPPRPARPTAPIAAKPFPPTIAAFAPIFIPPITIPSITIAPIRPIGFPTFAFSPIAPPALPTFGLIPRPTMFAPMPAFSLTLASRV; this is encoded by the coding sequence ATGCAACACACTCGTCAACCACATCTCCCTTCCGCGCAGCCATGCGCGCGTCGCGCGCTCGTCGCGGCACTCGCGTGCGCGATGCCGCTGTTCGCCGCGCATGCGCAGAATGCGCCGCTCGTCGTCGATCCGTCGGCCGCCCATCGTCCGACGCTCGCGAATGGCGCGAACGGCACGCCGATCGTCAATATCGCGACGCCCGACGGCGCGGGCCTCTCGCACAACCGCTTCACCGAGTACAACGTGAATGCCGCGGGCCTCGTGCTGAACAACAGCGCGCACGCGGTCGACACGCAGCTCGCGGGCCGCATCGACGGCAACGCGCTGCTCGGCGGCAAGCCCGCGTCGGTGATCCTCAACCAGGTGACGGGCGGCAATGCGTCGATGCTGGCCGGCGCGACGGAAGTCGCCGGGCAGGCCGCGCGCGTGATCGTCGCGAATCCGAACGGAATCGGCGTGAACGGCGGCAGCTTCATCAACGCGAATCACGTGTCGCTCGTCGCCGGTGCCGTCGAATTCGACGAGCAGGGTGCGATCCGACAGTTCCGCACCGAGCACGGCCGCATCGCGATCGACGGCGCGGGGCTCGATGCGCGCGACGTCGACCAGCTCGATCTCGTGTCGCGCACGCTGCAGGTCAATGCCGCGCTGCACGCGCGCCGCGTGACGGCCGTCGCGCAGCGCGGTACCGCGAACGTCGAACAGCCGGGCAGTCATCAGTTGTCGAGTCAAGGCGACGGCGCGATGCCCGACGTCGCGATCGACGTGTCGAAGCTCGGCAGCATGCACGCGTCGGCGATCACGATGCACGGGTCGTCGGCCGGTGTCGGCGTGAATCTTGCGGGCAAGGTCGATGCGGTCACCGGCGGCATCGCGATTTCGTCGGGCGGGATCGTGAAGGTGCAGGACGGCGGCAGCCTGACGGCCGACCGTCTGTCGATCAACGGCAACCTCGACAACGCGGGCAGCGTACGGGCGGGCCGCGCGCTGAGCGCCATGGGCACGTTGCACAACCGCGCGGGCGGCCGGATCGAAAGCGGCGGCACGCTGTCGTCGATGGGCAGCGTGCGCAATGCAGGCACGCTGCATGCAGACGCCACGATGTCGCTGATGGGTGCGCTCACGAACGAGCGCGGCGCGCGCATCAGCAGCTACGGACGGATCAGTCAAATGGGACACGTGAACAATGCGGGAGAACTCGTTCAGTTCGCGCCGCGGCCTACGGTGACGCCGGTGGAGGATAAGCCGGCGTCGACGGCGCCGGCGGGTGTTGCGGGGAACGGCGTGGGTGCATCGGAAGGGGCGACGGCGGTTGTGGAGAAGCCTGTCGCGCCGACCGCGCCGGTCGTCGCGGAAAACAAGCCGGCTCTGCCTGAACTTTCGACGCCGATCACGGAGAAGCCCGTCGCACCGACCGCACCGATCATCGTGGAAAACAAGCCGGTTGTGCCTGAAGTCTCGACGCCCGCCACGGAAAAGCCCGTCGCGCCGACCGCGCCGGTCGTCGCTGAGAACAAACCGACTCGGCCGAACGTTCCGACGCCGATCACCGAGAAGCCTGTCCCACCGACAGTACCGGTTATCGCAGAAAGCAAGCCGACTCAGCCCGACGTTCCTAAGCCGGGTACGGAAAAGCCCGTCGCACCGGCCGCACCCGTCGTCGCGGAAAACAAACCGCCTCGGCCGGCCCGGCCGACCGCACCGATCGCCGCCAAACCGTTCCCGCCGACGATCGCGGCCTTTGCGCCGATCTTCATTCCGCCGATCACGATTCCGTCGATCACGATCGCGCCGATTCGTCCGATCGGCTTCCCGACGTTTGCGTTTTCGCCGATCGCGCCGCCCGCGCTGCCGACATTCGGCCTGATCCCGCGACCGACGATGTTCGCGCCGATGCCGGCGTTCTCGCTCACGCTGGCATCGCGCGTCTGA
- a CDS encoding ShlB/FhaC/HecB family hemolysin secretion/activation protein — translation MRNPIYAVRTLCTVALLLRCVISIAQDTRSYAPPADTAHRQAEQIDHLREQLAPPTDALSARPPRATDRLSLPAEADCFAIHTIEWRHAEAFPWLPREAAVERACIGPQGLRALRDWATRRLIAHGYITSAAVIPEQDLSGGRLVVEIVPGRVGTIRDAGGRIGWPAPLFPRHAHGLLNVRDLDQALENVRRLPGQAATAFDLIPGAALGDTDIVVRHPAEARRVRVLATADNAGLDATGRNQLGAIVAVDSPLHLYDQLVVTYNTDAARGNKTLGSQARSAAWNVPIGYASVSVGISEWTSRQTLPATAGGEAALSLAQRTRRYEAALRVVPYRTSHGKTTLRFTLSRRDDRSRLGSTELDVYRRDIVGYDLGIAHREKLADSALDAGFGMRGSISALSAHPGRVNDRPAWDGRYRLFTATLAADARFRIGARRFGYRGTLRVQHAPGAAPSTEFLQIGGRYTVRGFDGNQTLAGANGWIWRNELATGAFGANEIYAALDAGRVSGAGAAEGAGRGGRTLVGTSVGVRGGYRLVGYDVALGAPLHKPALLNTAAVALDVSLTARF, via the coding sequence ATGCGCAACCCGATTTATGCAGTGCGAACGCTATGCACTGTCGCCCTGCTGTTGCGCTGCGTTATCTCCATCGCGCAGGACACGCGTTCCTATGCGCCGCCTGCCGACACCGCCCATCGCCAGGCCGAACAGATCGATCATCTGCGCGAGCAGCTCGCGCCGCCGACCGACGCGCTGTCCGCACGGCCGCCGCGCGCGACCGACCGCTTGTCGCTGCCGGCCGAAGCCGATTGTTTTGCGATCCATACGATCGAATGGCGGCACGCCGAAGCGTTTCCCTGGCTGCCGCGCGAAGCGGCCGTCGAGCGCGCGTGCATCGGGCCGCAAGGCTTGCGGGCGCTGCGCGACTGGGCCACGCGCCGGCTGATCGCACACGGCTATATCACCTCCGCCGCCGTCATTCCCGAACAGGATCTGTCCGGCGGCCGGCTCGTCGTCGAGATCGTGCCCGGCCGCGTCGGCACGATTCGCGACGCGGGCGGCCGCATCGGCTGGCCCGCGCCGCTGTTCCCGCGGCATGCGCACGGGTTGCTGAACGTGCGCGATCTCGACCAGGCGCTCGAAAACGTGCGGCGTCTGCCGGGCCAGGCCGCGACCGCGTTCGATCTCATACCGGGCGCGGCGCTCGGCGACACCGACATCGTCGTCCGTCATCCGGCGGAGGCGCGCCGCGTGCGCGTACTCGCGACCGCCGACAACGCCGGTCTCGATGCAACGGGACGCAACCAGCTCGGCGCGATCGTCGCGGTCGATTCGCCGCTCCATCTCTACGATCAGCTCGTCGTCACGTACAACACCGATGCCGCGCGCGGCAACAAGACGCTCGGCTCGCAAGCCAGAAGCGCCGCGTGGAACGTGCCGATCGGCTATGCGTCGGTGTCGGTCGGCATCAGCGAATGGACGTCGCGGCAGACACTGCCCGCCACTGCCGGCGGCGAAGCCGCGCTGTCGCTCGCACAGCGCACGCGGCGCTACGAGGCCGCGCTGCGCGTCGTGCCGTACCGGACGAGCCACGGCAAGACGACGCTGCGCTTCACGCTGTCGCGCCGCGACGACCGGAGCCGGCTCGGTTCGACCGAACTCGACGTGTATCGGCGCGACATCGTCGGTTACGACCTCGGCATCGCGCATCGCGAGAAGCTCGCCGACAGCGCGCTCGACGCCGGCTTCGGCATGCGCGGCAGCATCTCCGCGCTCAGCGCGCATCCGGGGCGCGTCAACGATCGGCCCGCGTGGGACGGCCGCTATCGCCTCTTCACCGCGACGCTCGCGGCTGACGCGCGCTTTCGTATCGGCGCGCGTCGCTTCGGCTATCGCGGCACGTTGCGCGTGCAGCACGCACCGGGCGCCGCACCGTCCACCGAGTTTCTCCAGATCGGCGGCCGCTACACGGTGCGCGGCTTCGACGGCAATCAGACGCTCGCGGGCGCGAACGGCTGGATCTGGCGCAACGAACTCGCCACCGGCGCGTTCGGCGCGAACGAAATCTATGCGGCGCTCGACGCCGGCCGCGTGTCGGGCGCCGGAGCGGCCGAAGGCGCAGGCCGCGGCGGACGCACGCTCGTCGGCACGTCGGTCGGCGTACGCGGCGGCTATCGGCTCGTCGGCTACGACGTCGCGCTCGGCGCGCCGCTGCACAAGCCCGCGCTGCTGAACACGGCGGCGGTCGCGCTCGACGTATCGCTGACCGCCCGTTTCTGA